The genomic region CGGACCGGCCACCTTCGCGCCCGTGCTCGTCACCGTGTCCACGATCTTGCGTGCCGAGGAGTCAATGACCTCGTGGTCGTAGGCCTTGAGCCGGATACGGATCTTCTGTCCCGCCATGCTCGCGTTGTCCTTTGCGTCGTCGTACGTTTCGCGATCCACTCCCCCTCGGAGTGGTTCGGCCACTCCGGTCCCACGTACCCCGAGGTCGGGCGTGTCGCTACTGCGCGCTGGCGCGGACATGCACAGATCTCAAGTTGGGTGGTTGGACTCGCTGTGCTGCAAGTGATCGTGAGACCACCGAGCTTTCGGCGAGTCGGTCGGACCTCAGGTTCGGTGCCTTCGTCAGTCCCGGCGTGAGTTCCGGGCGAGTGCACCCCAGCAGTCCGGCCGGAGCAACCGCACTAGTCTGACAGAGGTCGTTGCCGAAACACAAATCGGTGGGAACCACTGTCGGGCAGGACCTGCGGCTGCTCGGTTCAGGCGTGCAGGTGGGGCTCGGAGTCGACGTGACCGCGGGGCTCGAGCTGCAGGGTCGAGTGCGCGACGTCGAAGTGCTCGGCCAAGCACGTGCGCAGTCCGTCGAGCACCTCGTGCGCCTGGCCCATCTGCTCGATCGAGTCCTCCACGACCACGTGGGCGCTCATGACCGGCATGCCCGACGTGATGGTCCAGACGTGGAGGTCGTGCACGTCGGCCACCCCCGGGGTCCGGAGGATGTGCAAGCGCAGCTCCGCGAGGTCGACGTCCTGCGGCGACGACTCCATCAGGACGGCACCGACGTCGCGCAGGAGGCTCACGGCCCGGGGCAGGATCAGCACGGCGATCGCGAGCGAGGCGACCGCGTCGGCCCGGACCCAGCCGGTCAGCAGGATCACGACCGCCGAGACGATGACGGCGATCGACCCGAGGGCGTCGCCGAGCACCTCCAAGTACGCGCCCCGGACGTTGAGGCTCTCCTGCGCACCCGAGCGCAGGACCAGCAGACCGATGACGTTGACCACCAGACCCACCGCACCTGCGGCCAGCACCGGCCATGCCTCGAGGTCGACCGGGTCCTCGAGCCGGCCGACGGCGCTGAGCACGATCCATCCGCACAGCCCGATCAGCAGCAGGCCGTTGGCGCCCGCCGCCAGGATCTCGGTGCGGTGGTGCCCGAACGTGCGACGCGACCCGGGCGCCGCGCCGCGCTGGGCGACCGCGATGGCCGCCAGCGCCAGGACCAGCCCGATCGAGTCGCTGAGCATGTGGCCGGCGTCCGCCAGGAGCGCCAGGCTGCCGGTGAGCACCGCCACCACGGCCTGGACCACGAGCACCGACAGGGTGAGGGCCAGCACCAGGACGAGCTTGCGCCGGTGGCGCACCCCCGACCCCGTGGGGGCGTGGCCGTGTCCGTGTCCCATGCCAGGGACGCTACGCACCCGGGGTGAGATCCGCGAGCACGTGTCCGCCAAAGGGACGCCCACGACAACCGTTCCCGAGGGTGGGGGTGCAGTGGACGGGACCGAGGGTGATGCATCGAGGCTGCCTCAGCGACCGACATGCATCGTCGTCGGTCCACCTGACCGTGGGCCGGGATGACCGCGCTTGGTCCGTGCCGCTTGTCGGGCACCAGACGCCGGCCCGGTCCGAGCAGACGCGCCCGATCCCCCGCCCACGACGAAGCCCCCCGGACCCGAAGGTCCGAGGGGCTCGTCTTCAGCTGAGCTGCGTCAGATCAGATCACTTGTTGATCTTGGTGACACGGCCGGCGCCGACGGTACGGCCGCCCTCGCGGATGGCGAAGCGCAGGCCCTCCTCCATGGCGATGGGCTGGATCAGCTCGACGCTCATCTCGGTGTTGTCGCCGGGCATGACCATCTCGGTGCCCTCGGGCAGCGTGACGACGCCGGTGACGTCCGTGGTGCGGA from Aeromicrobium sp. Sec7.5 harbors:
- a CDS encoding cation diffusion facilitator family transporter, producing the protein MGHGHGHAPTGSGVRHRRKLVLVLALTLSVLVVQAVVAVLTGSLALLADAGHMLSDSIGLVLALAAIAVAQRGAAPGSRRTFGHHRTEILAAGANGLLLIGLCGWIVLSAVGRLEDPVDLEAWPVLAAGAVGLVVNVIGLLVLRSGAQESLNVRGAYLEVLGDALGSIAVIVSAVVILLTGWVRADAVASLAIAVLILPRAVSLLRDVGAVLMESSPQDVDLAELRLHILRTPGVADVHDLHVWTITSGMPVMSAHVVVEDSIEQMGQAHEVLDGLRTCLAEHFDVAHSTLQLEPRGHVDSEPHLHA